A section of the Campylobacter porcelli genome encodes:
- the purL gene encoding phosphoribosylformylglycinamidine synthase subunit PurL yields MDKKTIEAHKISDDEYKKILEILGREPNLLELGIFSAMWSEHCSYKSSKKYLNGFPTKAPWVLQGPGENAGVIDCGDSMAAVFKMESHNHPSFIEPFAGAATGVGGIFRDIFTMGARVEASMNSLRFGQVHGDTKISRHQRYLVKGVVSGISHYGNCMGVPTIGGETTFDESFNGNILVNAFGLGICKSDEIFYAKAEGVGNPVIYVGSKTGRDGLGGAVMSSDSFNEENKSLRPTVQVGDPFAEKLLMEACLELFKCDYIVGIQDMGAAGLTSSSFEMAGRSGSGMKLYLDRVPMRESGMTPYELMLSESQERMLICAKKGCEDKIKAIFDKWDLDAEIIGEVTDSGIMELYWHNELAGSVPIAPLSEAAPILNRPTSRPKYLDEIANINLNNISKISNQEAFELLIKDLNVANKSFIYDQYDSTVGTNVIKKAGKLGAAVMRIKQNGKSIAMGMECNTRHNYVNPKIGAAAAVAASGRKVAMSGATPLAITDCLNYGNPQNPEVMWQFAQGCEGIKEACAKLNTPVVSGNVSLYNETDGVSIQPTPSIVSVGVGDDAKNSLISEFSGENVSVYLLGKTTGEFAGSLYMKVVANLCAGELKEIDYKAERALWDLVIEANKDRVLEFANSVGVGGIAITLAKMAAVSSIGFNGKIELKDSRFIFDESFSRAVVGVRDELKFKELAKKYGIEFIKIGLSGGDEFVLNDIKISLKDLQNIYFSEFAAVIKSED; encoded by the coding sequence ATGGATAAAAAGACAATAGAAGCACATAAGATTAGCGATGATGAGTATAAAAAGATATTAGAGATTTTAGGGCGTGAGCCAAATTTACTTGAACTTGGTATATTTTCTGCGATGTGGAGTGAGCATTGTAGCTATAAATCAAGTAAAAAATATCTAAATGGCTTTCCGACTAAGGCTCCATGGGTACTTCAAGGTCCAGGCGAGAATGCTGGGGTGATAGATTGTGGCGATAGTATGGCAGCTGTATTTAAGATGGAGAGCCATAATCACCCAAGCTTTATTGAGCCATTTGCTGGTGCTGCAACTGGAGTTGGTGGTATATTTAGAGATATTTTTACCATGGGGGCTAGGGTTGAGGCGAGTATGAACTCACTTCGGTTTGGTCAAGTGCATGGCGATACAAAGATTAGTCGCCATCAACGCTATTTGGTAAAAGGCGTGGTATCTGGCATTAGCCACTATGGCAACTGTATGGGTGTGCCAACTATTGGCGGTGAAACCACATTTGATGAGAGCTTTAATGGTAATATTTTAGTCAATGCTTTTGGGCTTGGAATTTGTAAAAGTGATGAGATATTTTATGCTAAGGCTGAAGGGGTAGGAAACCCGGTTATATATGTTGGCTCAAAGACTGGTAGAGATGGTCTTGGTGGGGCTGTGATGTCAAGTGATAGCTTTAATGAAGAGAATAAATCTTTAAGGCCAACAGTGCAAGTTGGGGATCCATTTGCTGAAAAGCTCTTAATGGAGGCTTGCTTGGAGCTATTTAAATGCGATTATATAGTTGGAATTCAAGATATGGGTGCAGCTGGACTTACATCAAGTAGCTTTGAGATGGCTGGTAGAAGCGGTAGCGGTATGAAGCTATATTTAGATAGAGTTCCTATGCGTGAAAGTGGAATGACGCCATATGAATTAATGCTTAGCGAGTCTCAAGAAAGAATGCTAATTTGTGCTAAAAAGGGTTGTGAAGATAAGATAAAAGCGATATTTGATAAATGGGATTTAGATGCTGAGATTATAGGAGAAGTAACTGATAGTGGCATAATGGAGCTATACTGGCATAATGAGTTAGCTGGTAGCGTGCCAATAGCTCCACTTAGCGAGGCCGCACCAATACTAAATCGCCCAACTAGCAGACCAAAATATCTTGATGAGATCGCAAATATAAATTTAAATAATATATCAAAAATCAGCAATCAAGAGGCCTTTGAGCTATTAATCAAAGATTTAAATGTGGCAAATAAGAGTTTTATTTATGATCAATATGACTCAACAGTAGGCACAAATGTGATTAAAAAAGCTGGTAAATTGGGTGCTGCTGTAATGAGAATTAAGCAAAATGGCAAGTCAATTGCTATGGGCATGGAGTGTAATACAAGGCATAATTATGTAAATCCTAAAATCGGCGCTGCAGCTGCAGTCGCAGCTAGTGGGCGAAAGGTGGCTATGAGTGGTGCAACTCCGCTTGCGATTACTGATTGTCTAAACTATGGTAATCCGCAAAATCCAGAGGTTATGTGGCAGTTCGCACAAGGTTGCGAAGGGATTAAAGAGGCGTGTGCAAAGCTAAATACTCCAGTAGTTAGCGGTAATGTAAGCTTGTATAATGAGACAGATGGAGTTAGTATCCAGCCTACACCAAGCATAGTATCAGTAGGCGTAGGAGATGATGCTAAAAATAGCTTGATTAGCGAATTTAGCGGTGAAAATGTGAGTGTTTATCTACTTGGTAAGACTACTGGCGAGTTTGCAGGGTCGCTATATATGAAGGTGGTGGCAAATTTATGCGCTGGAGAGTTAAAAGAGATAGATTATAAGGCTGAAAGAGCACTTTGGGATTTGGTTATTGAGGCTAATAAAGATAGAGTATTGGAGTTTGCAAATAGCGTTGGAGTAGGTGGTATCGCCATTACTTTAGCCAAGATGGCAGCGGTTAGCTCTATTGGTTTTAATGGCAAAATAGAGCTTAAAGATAGTCGCTTTATATTTGATGAGAGCTTTTCTAGGGCAGTTGTAGGGGTTAGAGATGAGCTTAAATTTAAAGAGTTAGCTAAGAAATATGGGATTGAATTTATTAAAATTGGCTTAAGTGGTGGCGATGAGTTTGTTTTAAATGATATTAAAATTAGCTTAAAAGATCTACAAAATATCTATTTTAGCGAGTTTGCTGCTGTTATTAAAAGTGAAGATTGA
- a CDS encoding DnaJ domain-containing protein, translating to MHIFLILIGVIIIFWLLGRGFTNSSLRINKLQYDDAKYLIMLTAKVAKSDGAVSKDEANYISLLLDDICLKLGNRDVRAKLKDIYLYYKDNQSSAYAIAKEYRQRLGFSQNIWINRVVFFMNLAYIDGEFNSDEREILREICDGFAINKSIVEELFSHFEAEFKNLSKEHSIDPYEILEVSKDASFEEIKASHRRLSRQYHPDFMMDKSDDIISQATKKMQQINEAYEILKNKFNK from the coding sequence GTGCATATATTTTTAATTTTAATCGGCGTTATTATTATATTTTGGCTACTTGGTCGTGGATTTACTAACTCAAGCTTAAGGATTAACAAACTCCAATATGATGATGCTAAATATCTAATTATGCTAACGGCAAAGGTCGCTAAAAGCGATGGAGCTGTGAGTAAGGATGAGGCTAATTATATATCGCTTTTATTAGATGATATTTGTTTAAAGCTTGGTAATAGAGATGTTAGAGCCAAGTTAAAAGATATATATCTTTATTATAAAGATAATCAAAGCTCAGCCTACGCAATTGCTAAAGAGTATAGGCAAAGGCTAGGATTTAGTCAAAATATTTGGATAAATCGTGTAGTGTTTTTTATGAATTTAGCCTATATCGATGGGGAATTTAATAGCGATGAGAGAGAAATTTTACGCGAAATTTGCGATGGATTTGCTATTAATAAGAGCATTGTAGAAGAGCTTTTTTCTCATTTTGAGGCTGAATTTAAGAATTTATCCAAAGAGCATAGCATTGACCCATATGAGATTTTAGAGGTTTCAAAAGATGCTAGTTTTGAAGAGATTAAAGCTAGTCATAGGAGATTATCTAGGCAGTATCATCCAGATTTTATGATGGATAAGAGCGATGATATTATAAGCCAAGCGACTAAGAAAATGCAGCAAATAAATGAAGCATATGAGATATTAAAAAATAAATTTAATAAATAA
- the purH gene encoding bifunctional phosphoribosylaminoimidazolecarboxamide formyltransferase/IMP cyclohydrolase, whose protein sequence is MRALISVSDKSGVVEFALGLEALGFEILSTGGTYKTLKDSGIKVIEVSQFTASPEMFEGRVKTLHPKIHGGILHKRDDTNHIEQANKYDIKAIDLVCVNLYPFKETTIRTDDFNEIIENIDIGGPAMVRSAAKNFKDVLIVTDVNDYEIVLKSLKDGSDSYEFRRDLMIKAYEHTASYDSMIANYMNERFKGGFGAKRFITGSKVFDTRYGENPHQKGAAYEFDSFLSLNFTQLKGEASFNNMTDINSAVAIASSFGKAPAVAICKHANPCGFAIGENELDSYIKALKCDSVSAFGGVVAINGTLTKELALKTKEIFIEVIIAANVEDGVLELYSDKKRTKIFTQNNKFLVTSGYKWDFKHIDGGFVFQEKDSLNDSEVDNAKQVTIKAANPSEITDLKIAWKIAALTKSNCVVYVKDSTLLAIGMGMTSRVDAARAAVAKANDMGIDLKGCALASEAFFPFADSIEIAASVGVANVIQPGGSIRDDEVIEAANKARMSMYFTGIRHFLH, encoded by the coding sequence ATGAGAGCTTTAATTAGTGTAAGTGATAAGAGCGGTGTGGTGGAGTTTGCCTTAGGGCTTGAGGCTTTGGGCTTTGAGATTTTAAGTACAGGTGGGACATATAAAACTTTAAAAGATAGTGGCATAAAAGTTATAGAAGTTAGCCAATTTACCGCTAGTCCTGAGATGTTTGAAGGTAGGGTTAAAACCTTACATCCAAAGATTCATGGCGGTATCTTACATAAAAGAGATGACACTAATCACATAGAACAAGCTAATAAATATGATATTAAGGCAATTGATTTAGTTTGTGTAAATTTATACCCTTTTAAAGAGACTACAATCCGCACAGATGATTTTAATGAGATTATCGAAAATATAGATATTGGTGGCCCTGCTATGGTGCGAAGTGCTGCTAAAAATTTCAAAGATGTGTTAATCGTTACTGATGTGAATGATTATGAAATAGTGCTAAAATCACTAAAAGATGGTAGCGATAGCTATGAATTTAGACGGGATTTGATGATAAAAGCATATGAACATACAGCCTCATATGACTCAATGATAGCTAACTATATGAATGAGAGATTTAAGGGTGGATTTGGTGCTAAGAGATTTATAACTGGCTCAAAGGTATTTGATACAAGATATGGTGAAAATCCACACCAAAAGGGCGCTGCGTATGAATTTGATAGCTTTTTAAGTTTAAATTTCACTCAATTAAAAGGCGAAGCAAGCTTTAATAATATGACTGATATTAATTCAGCCGTGGCGATAGCTTCATCATTTGGTAAGGCTCCAGCGGTGGCTATTTGTAAGCATGCTAATCCATGCGGTTTTGCTATTGGAGAAAATGAGCTAGATAGCTATATCAAAGCACTTAAGTGCGATTCAGTTAGTGCTTTTGGTGGCGTGGTGGCGATAAATGGAACTCTTACAAAGGAGCTAGCTTTAAAAACTAAAGAGATATTTATAGAGGTTATAATTGCTGCAAATGTAGAAGATGGGGTTTTAGAGCTTTATAGTGATAAAAAACGCACTAAAATCTTTACGCAAAATAATAAATTTTTAGTAACTTCGGGATATAAATGGGACTTTAAACACATTGATGGGGGGTTTGTCTTTCAAGAAAAAGATAGCCTAAATGATAGCGAAGTTGATAATGCTAAACAAGTTACTATAAAAGCAGCAAATCCTAGTGAAATTACAGATCTTAAAATAGCGTGGAAGATAGCAGCATTAACTAAATCAAACTGCGTTGTCTATGTCAAAGATAGCACACTTTTAGCAATTGGTATGGGTATGACTAGTAGGGTTGATGCGGCTCGTGCAGCGGTGGCAAAGGCTAATGATATGGGGATAGATTTAAAGGGTTGTGCGTTAGCTAGTGAGGCGTTTTTCCCTTTTGCTGATAGTATAGAGATAGCTGCTAGTGTGGGCGTGGCTAATGTAATTCAGCCAGGTGGCTCAATCCGAGATGATGAGGTGATAGAAGCTGCCAATAAAGCTAGAATGAGTATGTATTTTACTGGCATTAGACACTTCTTGCATTGA
- a CDS encoding acyl-CoA thioesterase, with product MKGMGEPRIKIVAMPSDTNPAGNIFGGWILSQIDLAGAIAARELAPIRVVTISMKEVIFKEPVFIGDIVSCYAKITNVGSTSITTRVKVVVQRLNAQGFCECVPVTTAEVTYVSVDEKGEKKSIDNDLKRLHGF from the coding sequence ATGAAAGGTATGGGAGAACCAAGAATTAAAATCGTAGCTATGCCTAGCGATACAAACCCAGCTGGAAATATTTTTGGTGGTTGGATTTTATCACAAATAGACTTAGCTGGAGCAATTGCAGCTAGAGAGTTAGCCCCAATTAGGGTTGTTACAATATCGATGAAAGAGGTTATATTCAAAGAGCCAGTATTTATAGGTGATATTGTTAGTTGCTATGCTAAAATCACAAATGTAGGTAGCACCTCTATCACAACAAGAGTTAAAGTTGTCGTCCAAAGATTAAATGCTCAAGGATTTTGTGAGTGCGTCCCAGTAACTACTGCTGAGGTTACATATGTAAGCGTAGATGAAAAAGGGGAGAAAAAGAGCATAGATAATGATCTAAAGCGACTTCATGGTTTTTAA
- the ffh gene encoding signal recognition particle protein, protein MFELIGESLKSAVNKLKFVDDEKALKNALETLKKSLLKADVYHKVTKELVALVESDMKKGAIGQKQFLDSIKSNLTNILTAPNDGNKGSGFVFASNPPTIVLMAGLQGGGKTTTTIKLASYLKARKKRVLVAAADLQRLAAVEQLRQLCSANEIELFSIDGENNPVNVAKEALKKAKDALYDVLLVDTAGRLAIDEALMSELKEIKTALNPHEIFYVADAMSGQDGVRTAASFNEALGITGVILSKFDADTKGGVAIGIAHQVGIPLRFVGVGEKVADLESFIPDRIVGRILGEGDLATLAEKASTIIDEKEAKKLNKKIKKGEFNFNDFIAQLESVKKLGSMKSLIGMIPGLGGMANQLKDIDLDNSDQIKHIKAMINSMTPKERENPDLLNNARKRRIAAGAGLDQMSVNRFLKQFSSAAKLAKKFSNKDSMKGFANMLANANRPR, encoded by the coding sequence GTGTTTGAACTTATTGGCGAGTCGCTAAAATCAGCTGTAAATAAACTTAAATTTGTCGATGATGAGAAGGCTTTAAAAAATGCGTTAGAGACGCTTAAAAAGTCGCTATTAAAAGCTGATGTATATCATAAGGTTACTAAAGAGTTAGTAGCTCTTGTAGAGTCTGATATGAAAAAGGGCGCTATAGGTCAAAAGCAATTTTTAGATAGTATAAAATCAAATTTAACAAATATCTTAACCGCCCCAAATGATGGAAATAAGGGTAGTGGCTTTGTTTTTGCTTCTAATCCACCAACTATTGTATTGATGGCTGGTTTGCAAGGTGGTGGAAAAACCACAACTACTATTAAACTAGCAAGTTATCTAAAAGCTCGTAAAAAACGCGTTCTTGTCGCTGCTGCTGATTTGCAGCGTTTAGCAGCGGTTGAGCAGCTTAGACAACTATGTAGTGCTAATGAGATTGAGCTATTTAGCATTGATGGAGAGAATAATCCAGTAAATGTAGCCAAAGAGGCGCTTAAAAAGGCTAAAGATGCTCTTTATGATGTGCTTTTAGTCGATACTGCTGGTCGCTTGGCAATTGATGAGGCTTTAATGAGTGAGCTAAAAGAGATTAAAACCGCATTAAATCCGCACGAAATATTCTATGTAGCTGATGCTATGAGTGGTCAAGATGGCGTTCGCACCGCAGCTAGCTTTAATGAAGCTCTTGGCATAACAGGAGTGATTTTAAGCAAATTTGATGCTGACACAAAAGGCGGTGTGGCAATTGGTATAGCCCATCAAGTGGGAATTCCGCTTAGATTTGTTGGTGTTGGTGAGAAAGTAGCAGATCTTGAGAGCTTTATCCCAGATAGGATTGTAGGTAGGATTCTTGGCGAAGGGGATCTTGCGACTTTGGCTGAAAAGGCATCAACGATAATTGATGAAAAAGAGGCTAAAAAACTTAATAAAAAGATTAAAAAGGGAGAATTTAATTTCAATGATTTTATCGCTCAACTTGAGAGTGTTAAAAAACTTGGAAGTATGAAGAGTTTAATAGGTATGATACCAGGTCTTGGGGGTATGGCTAATCAGTTAAAAGATATAGATTTGGATAATTCAGATCAGATAAAACATATAAAAGCTATGATAAACTCGATGACACCAAAAGAGAGAGAGAATCCTGATTTATTAAATAACGCTAGAAAACGCAGGATAGCAGCTGGAGCTGGACTAGATCAGATGAGTGTAAATAGATTTTTAAAGCAGTTTAGCAGTGCGGCAAAATTAGCCAAAAAATTCTCAAATAAAGATAGTATGAAAGGCTTTGCTAATATGCTAGCAAATGCTAATCGCCCTAGATAA
- the rpsP gene encoding 30S ribosomal protein S16, producing MATVVRLTRMGRKKRPFYRIVVTDSRKRRDSGWIESIGYYNPMVEPEVIKFDANRLAYWKSVGAKLSDRVAQITK from the coding sequence ATGGCAACAGTAGTAAGATTAACAAGAATGGGACGCAAAAAAAGACCATTTTATCGTATAGTAGTTACAGATAGTAGAAAAAGACGCGATAGCGGCTGGATTGAAAGTATTGGATATTATAACCCAATGGTAGAGCCAGAAGTGATTAAATTTGATGCTAATAGACTTGCATATTGGAAAAGTGTAGGTGCCAAACTAAGCGATAGAGTCGCTCAAATTACAAAATAA
- a CDS encoding KH domain-containing protein → MVEDFLKEYAKLISDSPDIIRTERINLGENFDEIIIYASKADTGKLIGKDGKMINAIKTVVIGYKAKDPTSYRITVKAIEE, encoded by the coding sequence ATGGTTGAAGATTTTTTAAAAGAGTATGCTAAGCTTATAAGTGATTCTCCTGATATTATTCGCACTGAGCGGATAAATCTTGGAGAGAATTTCGATGAAATCATTATATACGCTAGCAAGGCTGATACTGGTAAATTAATCGGCAAAGATGGTAAGATGATAAATGCTATTAAAACCGTGGTTATAGGCTATAAGGCTAAAGATCCAACCTCATATAGAATTACGGTAAAAGCTATTGAAGAGTGA
- the rimM gene encoding ribosome maturation factor RimM (Essential for efficient processing of 16S rRNA), translated as MKSDLVEVCILGKSVGLKGALRLHNRSDFIEQYKKGAKFYDKFGNLFSIKSYEPSNSLVIFEGFDSVEKAKELTNRVLYRTIEDTKKSCKLKKDEYFYFDIIGSMVYEDGDLLGRIDDILEVGAGFLFSIKTDLDLVSQNLPKQFYIPYQDNFIIKIDTATKKVEVKNSMNILINS; from the coding sequence TTGAAGAGTGATTTAGTAGAGGTTTGCATACTTGGTAAATCCGTTGGATTAAAGGGAGCTTTAAGACTACATAATCGTAGCGATTTTATAGAGCAGTATAAAAAGGGTGCTAAATTTTATGATAAATTTGGTAATCTTTTTTCTATTAAGAGTTATGAGCCTTCAAATTCGCTTGTGATATTTGAAGGATTTGATAGTGTCGAAAAGGCAAAAGAGCTTACAAATAGGGTTTTATATCGCACAATAGAAGATACTAAAAAGAGCTGTAAGCTGAAAAAAGATGAGTATTTTTATTTTGATATTATAGGCTCTATGGTTTATGAAGATGGTGATTTGCTTGGTAGGATTGATGATATTTTAGAAGTTGGTGCCGGATTTTTATTTAGCATTAAAACAGATCTAGATTTGGTATCTCAAAATTTACCTAAGCAGTTTTATATACCTTATCAAGATAATTTTATAATTAAGATTGATACTGCAACCAAAAAAGTAGAGGTCAAAAACTCTATGAATATACTTATTAACTCTTAA
- the trmD gene encoding tRNA (guanosine(37)-N1)-methyltransferase TrmD — MKFNFITLFPNLITPYFSDSILGKAVKNGIIEINCINPRNYTKQKHNKVDEYMIGGGAGLLMSAQPLCDTIDTLGDTHIIYLTPAGKKFNQNDAKRLSKLKNITFICGRYEGIDERVVESRVNEVFCIGDFILTGGELAAMSLCDAISRNIYGVLGNFNSLNIESFEGGVLEAPSFTKPNIFNGLLAPSAFLKGNHSIILALKNHMALCKTRFFRPDLYQTLKSPKL, encoded by the coding sequence ATGAAATTTAACTTTATAACACTATTTCCAAATTTAATAACCCCATATTTTAGCGACTCCATACTTGGTAAGGCAGTTAAGAATGGGATTATAGAGATTAATTGCATTAATCCTCGCAACTATACAAAGCAAAAGCATAATAAAGTTGATGAGTATATGATAGGCGGTGGTGCTGGACTTTTGATGAGTGCACAACCGCTTTGCGATACCATCGATACGCTTGGAGATACTCACATAATCTATCTTACTCCAGCTGGTAAAAAATTTAATCAAAATGACGCCAAAAGACTTTCAAAGCTAAAAAATATAACATTTATCTGTGGTAGATATGAGGGTATTGATGAGCGTGTAGTCGAGAGTAGGGTAAATGAGGTTTTTTGCATTGGAGATTTTATCTTAACTGGTGGAGAGTTAGCTGCTATGAGCCTTTGCGATGCTATTAGTCGCAATATTTATGGAGTTTTGGGTAATTTTAACTCTTTGAATATTGAGAGTTTTGAGGGCGGAGTATTGGAAGCTCCTAGTTTTACAAAGCCAAATATATTTAATGGCCTACTAGCTCCTTCAGCTTTTTTAAAGGGTAATCATAGTATAATCCTCGCTTTAAAAAATCATATGGCGCTTTGCAAAACTCGGTTTTTTCGCCCTGATTTGTATCAAACTCTTAAATCGCCAAAACTTTAA
- the rplS gene encoding 50S ribosomal protein L19, which translates to MRNKYIEAFENAQIATKSVPDFRAGDTLRIAIHIKEGDKSRIQNFEGICIARRGSGTGETFIIRKIGANSVGVERIFPIYSDSLESITVLRKGRVRRSKLFYLRDRRGKAARIKELKK; encoded by the coding sequence ATGAGAAATAAATATATTGAAGCATTTGAAAATGCTCAAATTGCGACTAAGTCTGTGCCTGACTTTCGTGCTGGTGATACTTTGAGAATTGCTATTCACATCAAAGAAGGCGACAAAAGCAGAATTCAAAATTTTGAAGGCATATGTATCGCTCGCCGTGGTAGTGGCACTGGAGAGACCTTTATTATTAGAAAAATAGGTGCTAATAGTGTTGGCGTAGAGAGAATTTTCCCTATATATAGTGATAGTTTAGAGAGCATTACTGTATTACGCAAAGGTCGTGTAAGACGCTCTAAACTATTTTATCTTCGTGATAGACGCGGTAAAGCTGCTAGAATTAAAGAGCTTAAAAAATAG
- the efeO gene encoding iron uptake system protein EfeO, which produces MQFKKITLGLSALMLGSSLYGAVDLSKEANEYRSYVIGQIDKLLEDTEKFVGYLKSGDTKNAKKLYPLARMYYERSEPIAESFGELDPSIDARLADLQEDGKGEDDWSGFHKIEKILWVDNTTKGSEAVADKLLADIKELRAKVPTVKVDAELMLTGAVDLLNEVSTSKITGEEDIYSKTDLYDFKANIQGAQKIYEILKSHLIKKDSKLAKDIEIQFANVNNLLEKHNKSKNGYEYIGYDKLSKSDIKELAEAVNKLGEPLSKMGVILD; this is translated from the coding sequence ATGCAATTTAAAAAAATCACTCTAGGCTTATCGGCCTTAATGCTAGGAAGTAGCTTGTATGGAGCAGTTGATCTATCAAAAGAGGCAAATGAGTATAGGTCTTATGTTATCGGTCAAATAGACAAATTATTAGAAGACACAGAGAAATTTGTTGGTTACTTAAAATCTGGAGATACTAAAAATGCTAAAAAACTCTATCCATTAGCTAGAATGTATTATGAACGCTCAGAGCCTATAGCTGAGAGCTTTGGAGAGCTTGATCCTAGTATAGATGCCCGTTTGGCTGATTTACAAGAAGATGGTAAGGGAGAAGATGATTGGAGTGGATTTCATAAGATTGAAAAAATTTTATGGGTAGATAATACGACAAAAGGTAGCGAGGCCGTGGCTGATAAGTTGCTAGCTGATATTAAGGAGTTAAGGGCTAAGGTGCCAACTGTCAAGGTGGATGCGGAGTTAATGCTAACTGGTGCGGTAGATCTATTAAATGAGGTATCAACTAGCAAGATAACAGGAGAAGAGGATATATATTCCAAAACCGATCTTTATGATTTTAAGGCAAATATTCAAGGAGCGCAAAAGATCTATGAAATTCTCAAATCTCACTTAATTAAAAAAGATTCTAAATTAGCAAAAGATATTGAAATTCAGTTTGCTAATGTAAATAATCTTTTAGAAAAGCATAATAAAAGTAAAAATGGATATGAGTATATAGGCTATGACAAGCTATCAAAATCTGATATAAAAGAGCTAGCAGAAGCGGTAAATAAACTAGGTGAGCCATTGTCAAAAATGGGTGTAATCTTAGATTAA
- a CDS encoding Dyp-type peroxidase, which yields MNSKRRNFIGGVLAFGASTLGASQLLNPRIKSDDKDIYPFYGKHQQGIATAIQKHIYFMVLDLHTNFLDEIKEMFKIWTIYSAKLTSGQNVSEYGSNKFIPTLDTGEADSLGSSGLTLTFGVSASFFKKLGLDKLKPKELKDLPHFPRDQIRAEFSGGDICIQACSDDPQVAFHAVRNLVRVARLQVTMKWSQMGFNSFMNSDTPRNLFGFKDGTINPKGAELDKEVWIKGGAFDGGTYMVVRKIQMHLETWDRTHLKGQNDTFGRFRDSGAPYGGKSEFDEADIGLNTSLPADSHVFLSKSADTKILRRSYSYASGVEPKTNQFDAGLLFISFQKDPEQFIKIQNTLGNVDRMNEYITHIGSGLFICFGGVRGDGDYLARSILG from the coding sequence ATGAATTCCAAACGCCGTAATTTTATTGGTGGAGTATTAGCATTTGGTGCTAGCACGCTTGGGGCTAGCCAACTCTTAAATCCACGCATTAAATCAGATGATAAAGATATTTATCCATTCTATGGAAAGCACCAGCAAGGCATAGCTACTGCTATCCAAAAGCATATATACTTTATGGTTTTAGACTTACATACTAACTTTCTTGATGAGATTAAAGAGATGTTTAAAATTTGGACTATATATTCAGCTAAATTGACATCTGGACAAAATGTGAGCGAATATGGCAGTAATAAATTTATCCCCACTTTAGATACTGGAGAGGCTGATTCTTTGGGAAGTAGTGGGCTTACTTTGACATTTGGTGTGAGTGCGTCATTTTTCAAAAAACTTGGTTTGGATAAGCTAAAGCCAAAGGAGCTTAAGGATTTACCGCATTTTCCAAGAGATCAGATTAGGGCTGAATTTAGCGGTGGAGATATATGCATACAAGCTTGTAGCGATGATCCGCAAGTGGCTTTTCATGCGGTGCGTAATTTGGTGCGTGTGGCAAGATTACAAGTTACTATGAAATGGTCACAAATGGGCTTTAACTCATTTATGAATAGTGATACCCCACGCAACCTTTTTGGCTTTAAAGATGGGACAATCAATCCTAAGGGTGCTGAGCTTGATAAGGAGGTTTGGATAAAGGGTGGAGCATTTGATGGTGGCACTTACATGGTAGTAAGAAAGATACAAATGCATTTAGAAACTTGGGATAGAACTCATCTAAAAGGACAAAATGATACCTTTGGTAGATTTAGAGATAGCGGTGCACCGTATGGCGGCAAGAGCGAATTTGATGAAGCTGATATAGGCTTAAATACCTCTTTACCAGCTGATTCTCATGTATTTTTATCTAAAAGTGCAGATACTAAGATACTTAGAAGGTCATACTCCTATGCTAGTGGTGTGGAGCCTAAGACTAATCAGTTTGATGCGGGGCTTTTATTTATCTCATTCCAAAAAGACCCAGAGCAATTTATAAAGATACAAAATACTTTGGGAAATGTAGATAGAATGAATGAGTATATCACGCATATTGGCTCGGGGCTTTTTATCTGTTTTGGTGGTGTAAGAGGTGATGGCGACTATCTTGCTAGATCGATTTTAGGGTAG